A genomic region of Barnesiella viscericola DSM 18177 contains the following coding sequences:
- the miaA gene encoding tRNA (adenosine(37)-N6)-dimethylallyltransferase MiaA: MLDLITILGPTASGKTTLAVALAAHLDTEIISADSRQIYRSMDIGTGKDLAEYTYEGKQIPYHLIDICPPGYKYNLFEYIRDYHQAYDDIVARGKTPILCGGTGLYIEAVLKGYALPPVPENPELRQSLADKTLPELEAILQSYKTLHNQTDTDTCKRAIRAIEIAEYYSRQKPEMLEPHPVKNALVVGVNIDRESRRARITQRLHDRLDQGMVAEVQGLLDQGIDPESLIYYGLEYKYITEYLIGRTTYDQMVSLLEIAIHQFAKRQMTWFRGMERRGFSIFWLDAFLPLDEKLARIDEEIARRESTQA; encoded by the coding sequence ATGCTTGACCTGATTACCATACTGGGCCCCACAGCCTCGGGGAAAACGACTCTGGCCGTGGCCTTGGCCGCCCACCTCGACACCGAAATCATCAGTGCCGACTCCCGGCAGATATACCGCTCGATGGATATAGGCACGGGGAAGGACCTGGCCGAATACACCTATGAAGGGAAACAAATTCCCTATCACCTCATCGACATCTGTCCCCCGGGATACAAATACAATCTCTTCGAGTATATCCGGGACTACCACCAAGCCTACGACGATATTGTGGCTCGCGGCAAGACTCCTATCCTGTGCGGCGGTACGGGACTCTATATCGAGGCGGTGCTCAAAGGCTATGCCCTGCCCCCCGTACCGGAGAACCCGGAGTTACGCCAAAGCCTGGCCGACAAAACGTTGCCCGAACTCGAAGCGATACTCCAATCGTACAAAACGCTGCACAACCAAACCGATACCGATACTTGTAAACGGGCTATCCGGGCTATCGAAATTGCCGAGTACTACTCCCGGCAGAAACCCGAGATGCTGGAACCGCACCCCGTGAAGAATGCCCTCGTCGTGGGGGTGAACATCGACCGGGAAAGCCGTCGGGCCCGCATCACCCAGCGGCTGCACGACCGGCTCGACCAAGGCATGGTGGCCGAGGTACAAGGGCTGCTCGACCAGGGTATCGACCCCGAATCGCTCATCTACTACGGGCTGGAATACAAATACATTACCGAATACCTCATCGGACGCACCACCTACGACCAGATGGTATCGCTCCTCGAAATCGCCATACACCAGTTTGCCAAGCGGCAGATGACCTGGTTCAGAGGCATGGAACGCCGGGGATTCTCCATATTCTGGCTCGATGCCTTCCTGCCACTCGACGAAAAACTGGCCCGTATCGACGAGGAAATAGCTCGGCGGGAATCCACACAGGCATAG
- a CDS encoding porin family protein, whose protein sequence is MKKILLTMVAAVVCVSGAFAQLSMGPKVGLNVSSVTGDGTKYRAGVNVGIFGNYRINRLFAIQPEFLYSMQGAAFDDVTILSQTLKSNYTSHYIDIPVLLKVYPWKGLNVQVGPQFGFCVDDEYKLKVNDEEISSKDLEQYGYDTKARTFDFAIALGLGYEFDFGMTIDARYNFGLTNIYEEGDGKNTMFMLSLGYKFDF, encoded by the coding sequence ATGAAAAAGATTTTGCTGACGATGGTTGCTGCTGTCGTGTGTGTGAGCGGAGCTTTTGCTCAGTTGTCGATGGGTCCCAAAGTGGGACTTAACGTGAGTTCTGTGACGGGCGACGGTACCAAATACCGAGCCGGTGTAAATGTGGGTATCTTCGGGAACTATCGCATCAACCGCTTGTTTGCCATTCAACCCGAGTTCCTTTATTCGATGCAGGGAGCTGCTTTTGATGATGTGACTATTCTTTCGCAGACGTTGAAATCGAACTACACATCGCACTATATCGATATCCCGGTGCTGTTGAAAGTCTATCCGTGGAAGGGCCTGAATGTGCAGGTAGGTCCGCAATTTGGGTTCTGTGTCGATGACGAGTATAAGTTGAAAGTGAATGACGAGGAGATTTCGTCCAAGGATCTTGAACAGTATGGCTATGACACCAAGGCTCGTACGTTCGATTTTGCCATTGCCCTGGGATTGGGATATGAATTTGATTTCGGCATGACCATCGATGCCCGTTACAATTTTGGCTTGACCAACATTTATGAAGAGGGCGATGGGAAAAACACCATGTTCATGCTGTCGCTTGGGTATAAGTTCGACTTCTGA
- a CDS encoding portal protein, with protein sequence MANDSYKARSTGPKGLSKKGKEIERSHYPVLLQAQKAWEEIDPFRHKRKRNRNYTYGKQWNDLIKLPDGRVMSEEEYIRQQGKVPLKNNLIRQMVKSVLGQFRNNQTQPVCVARDREEQNLGELMSAAVQYAYQHNRLQELDSRTMEEFLISGICFQKIGYGFRRGKSDVWVDEVNPNRIFFNAMEDSRHWDCTLIGELHDMPIAEVISRFSFGSRERAVQLRQIYTEADNDTVRHNFENLTTRAIDRLDFYMPSSPDLCRVIEVWKLESQEILNCHDFRSGEYYNLPVSEAEAVEKENKARRQAARQAGIPDEAVALIETEWGVTQTWRYRFFSPLGDLLDEGDTPYWHGEHPYVFKLYPLIDGEVHAFVEDVIDQQRYINRLITMIDFIMGSSAKGVLLFPEDQIPDGMTIDDIADEWTKYNGIILFRPRPGSPMPQQIAVNATQVGAYEMLSLQMRLFEDISGVHGAMQGKAAPAGTPSSLYSQQIQYSSTNLLDLFESFKTFREDRDIKIMKTIQQFYTDSRYRTIAGNSCGKDASTYTPEEVRNTEFDLSIAETLSTPALRMASNEFLMELFRGGKISLEMLLQNGAFPFADKLLQSLKQSQTEQMQAQAQAAQPQSRPATNAPQG encoded by the coding sequence ATGGCAAATGATTCGTACAAGGCCCGGTCAACGGGACCGAAAGGCTTGTCTAAAAAGGGGAAGGAAATCGAGCGGTCGCACTACCCCGTACTTTTACAGGCTCAAAAGGCGTGGGAGGAGATTGACCCCTTCCGCCACAAGCGGAAACGGAACCGCAACTACACCTATGGCAAACAGTGGAACGACCTGATAAAACTACCCGACGGCCGGGTCATGAGCGAGGAGGAGTATATTCGGCAACAGGGAAAGGTGCCATTGAAAAACAACCTCATCAGGCAAATGGTCAAGTCCGTACTGGGACAATTCCGCAACAACCAGACCCAACCCGTGTGCGTGGCCCGCGACCGCGAGGAGCAGAACTTGGGCGAACTGATGAGCGCCGCCGTGCAGTATGCCTACCAGCACAACCGTCTGCAAGAGCTCGACAGCCGCACGATGGAGGAGTTTCTCATCTCGGGCATCTGCTTCCAGAAGATAGGCTACGGATTCCGCCGGGGCAAGAGCGACGTATGGGTCGACGAGGTAAATCCCAACCGCATCTTCTTCAATGCCATGGAGGATAGCCGGCACTGGGATTGCACCCTCATCGGCGAGCTGCACGACATGCCCATTGCCGAGGTCATATCGCGATTCTCGTTCGGTTCTCGCGAGCGTGCCGTACAGTTGCGTCAAATCTATACCGAGGCCGACAACGATACCGTGCGCCACAACTTCGAGAACCTCACCACCCGGGCCATCGACCGACTCGACTTCTACATGCCCTCTTCACCCGACCTGTGCCGGGTCATCGAGGTGTGGAAACTCGAAAGTCAGGAGATACTGAACTGCCACGATTTCCGGTCGGGCGAATACTACAACCTGCCGGTATCGGAGGCCGAAGCAGTGGAGAAGGAGAATAAGGCCCGACGACAAGCGGCCCGGCAAGCGGGCATACCCGACGAGGCCGTCGCCCTCATCGAAACCGAATGGGGCGTCACACAAACCTGGCGCTATCGATTCTTCTCGCCGCTGGGCGACCTGCTGGACGAGGGCGATACCCCCTATTGGCACGGCGAACACCCCTATGTGTTCAAACTCTACCCGCTCATCGACGGCGAGGTTCACGCCTTTGTCGAGGACGTCATCGACCAGCAGCGATACATCAACCGGCTCATCACCATGATCGACTTTATCATGGGGTCGAGTGCCAAAGGGGTGCTGCTCTTCCCCGAGGACCAGATTCCCGACGGCATGACCATCGACGATATTGCCGACGAGTGGACCAAGTACAACGGCATCATTCTGTTCCGTCCCCGACCCGGGTCGCCCATGCCCCAGCAGATTGCCGTCAACGCCACCCAGGTGGGAGCCTACGAAATGCTCTCCCTGCAAATGCGACTGTTCGAGGACATCTCGGGGGTACACGGGGCCATGCAGGGGAAGGCTGCTCCGGCGGGGACTCCCTCCTCGCTCTACTCGCAGCAGATACAATACTCGTCGACCAACCTGCTCGACCTCTTCGAGTCGTTCAAGACCTTCCGCGAGGACCGCGACATCAAGATCATGAAGACAATCCAGCAGTTCTATACCGACTCGCGCTACCGCACCATCGCCGGGAACAGCTGCGGCAAAGATGCCTCGACCTACACGCCCGAAGAGGTGCGCAACACCGAGTTCGACCTCTCCATTGCCGAGACGCTGTCGACACCGGCCCTGCGTATGGCCTCGAACGAATTTCTCATGGAGCTGTTCCGCGGCGGGAAGATTTCGCTCGAAATGTTGCTGCAAAACGGGGCCTTCCCCTTTGCCGACAAATTGCTGCAATCGCTCAAACAGAGCCAGACGGAACAAATGCAGGCACAGGCACAGGCGGCTCAACCTCAAAGCAGGCCGGCGACAAACGCCCCGCAAGGATAA
- a CDS encoding ferritin-like domain-containing protein: protein MAKESVAILKGKIDVVEVLAELNAALSEEWLAFYQYWVGALVVKGAMRSDVQREFEEHALEEFEHAKLLADRIVELEGMPVLDPKQWFEQAQCPYTAPTDTDVVTLLRQNVASERCAILRYQKIAALTDGKDFTTSDMAKHILAEEEDHEQDLQDYLDDIAHMKSYVSQK, encoded by the coding sequence ATGGCAAAAGAAAGTGTCGCTATTTTGAAAGGAAAAATCGATGTGGTCGAGGTGCTCGCCGAGTTGAATGCCGCCTTGTCGGAAGAGTGGTTGGCATTTTATCAATATTGGGTAGGTGCCCTGGTGGTAAAAGGTGCAATGCGCAGCGATGTGCAGCGCGAGTTTGAGGAGCATGCCCTGGAAGAGTTCGAGCATGCCAAACTGTTGGCCGACCGCATTGTCGAGCTTGAAGGTATGCCGGTACTCGACCCCAAGCAGTGGTTCGAACAGGCCCAGTGCCCCTATACGGCCCCTACCGATACCGATGTGGTGACGTTGCTGCGTCAGAATGTGGCCTCCGAACGTTGTGCGATTCTCCGTTACCAGAAGATTGCTGCCTTGACCGATGGCAAGGATTTCACCACCAGCGATATGGCTAAACATATCCTGGCCGAGGAGGAGGACCACGAGCAGGATTTGCAGGACTATCTGGACGACATTGCCCACATGAAGAGCTATGTGTCGCAAAAGTAG
- a CDS encoding sodium-translocating pyrophosphatase, with protein sequence MTNALFWLVPISSVLALLFAWYFYKQMMKTDEGTPQMKKIALHVRKGAMSYLRQQYKIVGIVFLVLVALFSIMAFGFGVQNKWVPIAFLTGGFFSGLSGYLGMKTATYASARTANAARTSLNSGLRIAFRSGAVMGLVVVGLGLLDISFWYLLLNAVIPDEALNPAHKLCVITTTMLTFGMGASTQALFARVGGGIYTKAADVGADLVGKVEAGIPEDDPRNPATIADNVGDNVGDVAGMGADLYESYCGSILATSALGAAAFMGIGETEMQMKAVIAPMLIAAVGILLSIIGIFSVRTREDAKMKDLLKSLSFGTNLSSVLIVIATFVILWALQIQNWALIGGSVVVGLLVGIIIGRSTEYYTSQSYRPTQRLSESGKTGPATVIISGIGLGMISTAVPVIAVVAGIILSYLFASGFDLGNVTLGLYGIGIAAVGMLSTLGITLATDAYGPIADNAGGNAEMSGLGEEVRKRTDALDSLGNTTAATGKGFAIGSAALTGLALLASYMEEIRIGLTRIGETVLEFADGTTVMISEASFTDFMRYYDITLMNPKVLSGMFIGSMMAFLFCGLTMNAVGRAAAHMVEEVRRQFREIKGILTGEAEPDYERCVAISTQGAQREMVVPSLLAIVAPIVTGLIFGVSGVVGLLIGGLSAGFVLAIFMANAGGAWDNAKKYVEEGNFGGKHSEVHKATVVGDTVGDPFKDTSGPSLNILIKLMSMVAIVMAGLTVAWSLL encoded by the coding sequence ATGACAAATGCATTATTCTGGCTTGTGCCGATCTCCTCGGTACTGGCACTTCTCTTTGCTTGGTATTTTTATAAGCAGATGATGAAAACCGATGAGGGAACCCCTCAGATGAAGAAAATCGCACTCCATGTGCGCAAGGGGGCGATGTCTTATCTGCGTCAACAGTACAAGATTGTGGGAATCGTTTTTCTGGTTCTCGTGGCTTTGTTCTCGATTATGGCGTTTGGTTTCGGGGTTCAAAACAAGTGGGTCCCCATTGCGTTCCTTACGGGAGGTTTCTTCTCGGGTCTGTCGGGCTATCTGGGTATGAAGACGGCCACCTATGCGTCGGCCCGTACGGCCAATGCCGCCCGCACCTCGTTGAATAGCGGTTTGCGCATCGCCTTCCGGAGCGGTGCGGTGATGGGACTCGTGGTGGTAGGTCTGGGTCTGCTCGACATCTCGTTCTGGTATCTGCTGCTCAATGCCGTGATTCCGGACGAGGCGCTGAATCCGGCCCATAAACTCTGTGTGATTACGACCACGATGCTTACCTTCGGCATGGGTGCTTCGACGCAGGCGCTCTTTGCCCGTGTGGGCGGTGGTATCTACACCAAGGCTGCCGACGTGGGTGCCGACCTCGTGGGTAAGGTTGAGGCCGGTATTCCCGAGGACGATCCCCGCAACCCGGCAACGATTGCCGATAACGTGGGCGACAACGTGGGCGATGTGGCCGGTATGGGTGCCGACTTGTACGAGTCGTATTGCGGTTCGATTCTGGCTACTTCGGCGCTGGGTGCCGCAGCCTTTATGGGTATCGGCGAGACCGAGATGCAGATGAAGGCGGTGATTGCCCCCATGTTGATTGCCGCCGTGGGTATTCTGCTCTCGATTATCGGTATCTTCTCGGTGCGTACGCGCGAAGATGCCAAGATGAAAGACCTGTTGAAATCGCTTTCGTTCGGTACCAACCTCAGTTCGGTACTGATTGTCATAGCCACCTTCGTGATTCTGTGGGCCTTGCAGATTCAGAATTGGGCCCTCATAGGCGGCTCGGTGGTGGTAGGTCTGTTGGTCGGTATCATTATCGGTCGCAGTACCGAGTATTATACCTCGCAATCCTATCGTCCCACCCAACGGCTGTCGGAGAGTGGTAAGACGGGTCCGGCTACGGTTATCATCTCGGGTATCGGTCTGGGTATGATTTCGACGGCAGTCCCCGTGATTGCGGTAGTAGCCGGTATCATTCTCTCCTACCTGTTCGCATCGGGATTCGATTTGGGCAACGTCACTCTCGGGCTCTACGGTATCGGTATCGCTGCCGTGGGTATGCTCTCGACCCTGGGCATCACGCTGGCCACCGATGCCTACGGACCTATTGCCGACAATGCCGGTGGTAATGCCGAGATGAGCGGCTTGGGCGAGGAGGTGCGCAAGAGAACCGATGCCCTCGATTCGCTGGGTAACACGACAGCTGCTACGGGTAAAGGTTTTGCTATCGGTTCGGCCGCTCTTACCGGTCTGGCCCTGCTGGCCTCGTATATGGAAGAGATTCGTATCGGTCTGACTCGTATCGGCGAGACGGTACTCGAATTTGCCGACGGTACTACCGTGATGATCAGTGAGGCTTCGTTTACCGATTTCATGCGCTACTACGATATTACGCTTATGAATCCCAAGGTACTCTCGGGTATGTTCATCGGCTCGATGATGGCCTTCCTCTTCTGCGGTTTGACGATGAATGCCGTGGGACGTGCCGCCGCTCACATGGTCGAGGAGGTGCGTCGCCAGTTCCGCGAAATCAAAGGTATCCTCACCGGCGAGGCTGAGCCCGACTACGAACGTTGCGTGGCTATCTCGACCCAGGGAGCCCAGCGCGAAATGGTCGTTCCGTCGCTGCTGGCCATCGTTGCTCCCATCGTGACAGGCCTGATATTCGGTGTGTCGGGTGTGGTTGGTCTGCTTATCGGCGGACTGAGCGCCGGATTCGTGCTGGCTATCTTCATGGCCAATGCCGGCGGTGCTTGGGACAACGCCAAGAAATATGTCGAGGAGGGTAACTTCGGCGGCAAGCACAGCGAGGTGCACAAGGCCACCGTTGTGGGCGATACCGTGGGCGACCCCTTCAAGGATACGTCGGGCCCGAGCCTGAATATCCTGATTAAGCTGATGAGCATGGTTGCCATCGTTATGGCCGGATTGACCGTGGCTTGGAGCCTGCTGTAA
- a CDS encoding WG repeat-containing protein, which translates to MENCSKFNSLGGFPDLESFKDESGKYGYREKLSGKVFIAPQFDAAHPFREGVAVVMIDHKYGFIDRHGLAVVKLDYDWANSFHNGLAMVERNGRYGYINQEGKEIVPIIYEHIAEFHEGLAPVKLHEKWGFITRSGNAVIQPRYDDTWGFRESLAAVRVDEKWGFIDKTGHLLIPLIYDYAWNFKEDLAAVKQDGKWGFIDKAGQVALPFLYDEADSFDKGLADVKLDTLWGVIDKTGTWQKNEEI; encoded by the coding sequence ATGGAAAATTGTTCTAAGTTCAACTCATTGGGAGGGTTCCCCGATTTGGAATCTTTCAAAGACGAATCGGGAAAATATGGCTACCGCGAGAAACTCTCGGGAAAGGTATTCATAGCTCCCCAGTTCGATGCCGCCCACCCGTTTCGCGAGGGGGTAGCGGTGGTGATGATCGACCACAAGTACGGCTTCATCGACCGGCATGGGCTGGCCGTGGTCAAGCTCGACTATGACTGGGCCAACTCATTTCACAACGGACTGGCAATGGTAGAACGGAACGGACGTTATGGCTACATCAATCAGGAAGGCAAGGAGATTGTACCCATCATCTACGAACACATCGCCGAATTTCATGAAGGCCTCGCACCGGTAAAGCTGCACGAAAAGTGGGGATTTATCACCCGCTCGGGCAATGCGGTAATCCAACCGCGGTATGACGACACGTGGGGATTCCGCGAATCGCTGGCGGCCGTGCGGGTAGACGAGAAATGGGGTTTTATCGACAAAACCGGGCACCTGCTTATCCCCCTGATATACGACTATGCCTGGAACTTTAAAGAAGATCTCGCCGCTGTCAAACAAGACGGGAAGTGGGGTTTTATCGACAAAGCGGGACAAGTGGCCCTGCCCTTCCTGTACGACGAAGCCGACTCGTTCGACAAAGGCCTGGCCGATGTTAAACTCGATACCCTGTGGGGCGTCATCGACAAAACCGGCACATGGCAGAAAAACGAAGAGATCTGA